The segment AGCGGCTGTGACAGTTGGAAACCTGCTGGCAGATCGGGGGCTTGGACTGGTCTACGGTGGCGGACACGTTGGAATGATGGGCACGATTGCTGACGCCGTGCTGGCGCGAGGTGGGGAAGTGATTGGCGTGATTCCAGTTGCGCTGGCGGAAAAAGAAGTTGAACACAAAGGCTTAACCAGACTTCACGTTGTCAAATCCATGCACGAACGCAAGGCCCTGATGGCTGATTTGGCTGATGGTTTTATTGCCTTGCCTGGCGGATTTGGTACGTTCGAAGAATATTGTGAAATCATCACCTGGGCCCAGCTTGGGTTTCATCACAAACCCTGTGGATTGCTCAATGTGGCCGGGTATTACAATCATTTGCTGGCCATGATTGACCATGGCGTGGATCAGAAGTTTATTCGTCCGGTGCATCGCCAGTTGGTGATTGACGACACGGACGCTGATCAATTACTTGAACGAATGGA is part of the Acidobacteriota bacterium genome and harbors:
- a CDS encoding TIGR00730 family Rossman fold protein, which encodes MNRICVFCGSNPGTNPAYVEAAVTVGNLLADRGLGLVYGGGHVGMMGTIADAVLARGGEVIGVIPVALAEKEVEHKGLTRLHVVKSMHERKALMADLADGFIALPGGFGTFEEYCEIITWAQLGFHHKPCGLLNVAGYYNHLLAMIDHGVDQKFIRPVHRQLVIDDTDADQLLERMEAFVPPVVDKWIKRDET